ACACCCCCGCCCTATGTAGAAAGGTCCCaatttcgtcaatttcgtgacgcgctgcttttaaaggaatcatcccataaatctggggtggtacgggtttcatgGGGGCAATGCCTACGCGGGGTTGTAGATGAGGGgtaggagggtgattccgtccatttcttcctaattgccgtgaaaaaaaaacgacttggAAGATGGGGCTTCGAGAGTTCCGGGTCGCTACTTTCtactacgagttcgattggagcgcgccagcactgtgcacgcgctgcatcttccggggcgttttttacggcaattaggaagaaatggatggaatgatcctcctccccataaccTGCGACACTATATTGGGATTGCCCACCGAAATCCACACTACCtaagattcttggggtgatgtcCTTAAAcgtcccagaaaaaaaagcgtggaGGACGGCCTTGCtgcacgaattttcctacgaagcacctcATAACGCGCCATATCTGCTGTGGCGCCGGGTCTGGGAGTGAGCGGACGATAACCAGAGAAGTTTCTTCGGTCTTCTATTTATGAAAAACCAATGGATGGGCTGCCGAAGGAACCGGCGCGTATACCGAGTTGGCGAGTTACAAAGTGCATAGTAGGGAAAATCTATCGCAGTGCAGTTTTTCACAAAGGTCTTCAGGACGATTTGTGGATTGACCGCGACCACTCGAatgctcgtaatctacaccccaacCTTATGTATTTGTGGAGAGTTCCTAACATCCTGATTTAGTTGTATACTGCCCCCGAGGCGCTATTCTTAGATCGTAGAGGAGTCGGTGCAGccaattgaagtgaaaaaagggGTTGAACCTGTTCCTTATAAGACAAGAAAGGAGTTTTTAGGAGTGCAGCTATCTGTGGGATTTACTAAAAAGTGTAAAGAGCAACGAATGAAGTTAAACGAAACGGAGTAGGAGTAAAGAGTGTGACAGTAATGACTAACAACAGCTAAATGAAGTGAGCGAGTGCATGTTCGGTGGAATTACACGAACAGCACCCTCAAATGTACTCAGTCAATCCCGCTAACGAGCGGATTTGGGGGGACTGCTAAACCGGGAATGCATGACCTTTACAACCATATGGTGTTCCTGTAATTGTCACAACAATCGGACACCGCAGCTCATTACTACCCGAATCCAGCGGTCGTAAAGTCATAAAAAGGTGAAGTGTAATGGAGTGTGAGTTTCGACACAATTTTGAGTGGGATCCTTCAACGATCACACACAGCTCGTCCAGTTGCCCGTATGTTTGCGCTCGGCATTGTCCGCGTTTTTTGGACGCCGGCCAACTTTCTCCTCCGGGAAGCATCGTCTATCGAATAGTGAACTGAAATACTCTTTGGCGATGCTTTACGTAATTTCCGTAATGCTGCTATTATCACAGATTGATTCCAATCATAGATGGAGTGCTATGAAGTGTTGGCACGGTGCGCATGTTTAGATATATGTCTAATTTAATTCGCACTTAAGTATCCACATATATAGGTGATGCAATAAGCTGTGTGAAGAGCAGAAAGCTTTTGAAACACAGGAGGATGTCGTTTTCGATTTTGCCGTTGAGTTTTTTGCCCTAGTGGATGTCTATTTGCGGCTAAATCCTTCCGAGTCATCAGGAATTCCGCAGAATAGATATGAAGAGGCCCTATCAGCTTGTGGCCTACAAAGAACCGTTTTTCTTGACATTTGAAGTCCTCTGCAAAGAAGAATTTGCAGTGGAGTTACTTCGAGTATCGAGTACTGTTGATACTAATCTGCAACAGCTGTTTCCATCTCGTATCACCGTAATTCATGACTGGAAAGAGGGCAAAGTCGCAGAGCTCGTCACGGTGGTGGACAAAGCAGCAGCGTATGTTGATGAACCGTTTTTACTACAGTTCAATTATTAAGACTTTTTTATCCTGAGCTCAAATCCCAGGATAATTCTACCCCAGGGTTGGGTTAAAAGCGTAACTCGCTCCTTTCCCCCTTCTCGGCTTTTCGTTAGCAGGGAAATGCGCGGTGTGTTAAAACCAGcttaccacgaatctgacggggtatggatttcccatggaaagCTTCTGTACAGAGTCGTAGATTCTGGAAAACCAGGTGGTCCTGGtcatctctccgtagtcgCTGTGGAAAAGCCGGAaaccgccgttttttttacgatagcttgcattgcaacgcgccatccttgccGCCAAGCATCAACGAGCGAGCCTTCGAGGACTAATAAGGTCTCTTCACCGAcctattcaagttaaactaaTGAGCAGACTGCCGAAGGGGACGTAGCGTGCGCATAGAGCCGCGTTCTAGCGCACCTCGTACGATCTGAAgcggttcccatgccgtttctcTTGCGATGGTCACGGAGAAATGAGCGGCACCGTGTggttttctgcaatctaccaaattactaaattaaattaattgtaCCAATATTTGTGAGCTTTTTGAAATCGACACTGTTTTGTATATTGTACATAATTATCATGTGTTACTAAGTGATactaagtgattttttttattaattagaCACACACATTatcgaaaaataaggaaaaaaattcgccTGGAATCAGAAACCGAAGAGGAAGAGGGAAGAAGTCCACGTAAGCTGATACATAAACTAGAAATATGTTCTCGCAAAATGATGAACTCAATTGTTGACGTCTGATTGTTGAAGAAAACTCATTCATAAGAGATACAGGTTCCTGATGAACAGGGAAATTCAGCATTCTTCACAATAATAAGTTAAGAAGTAGTACTGCACTCAGCATTGCTGTAGCTACAGAGAGAGAGCCGCCAGACTTTGTTTGATTCCAGGGATACCCTTGATTCACATCCTTACATTCTGCTACACTCGGGACCACCATAGAAGGTAGCGTGGCAAGTTTTGGAGTCGCGCTGCATCCTTTGATCCAGCAATCCAGAATTTGCACAATCTGAACCGAAGCATTTACTATCGCTTCGAAAACCTACAGAAAACGATAACGAACATCTGTTATGTTGACATATGTTACCATTATTTATGATTTGTGTGCACcctatttttctgtttcaattCAGTGAGCTTAGAATGAATTTGGGGGAATAGAAGTATTTTGagaatcatttcatttcacctGGAGACTCCACAGTTATTTGATGGATAGCAGTCAAAAATTTTGGCTTCCTAGGAAACTACGTGCCTACTGCGGCAGCTCAAAAGGATTACTTACGTCATTTTCGGAAGGGCTCACTCTCTCTGTTACTATGTCAAGAACGAAGAATTTGAGATTATCTAAGGAGAACTGACTGTCTTTCCGTAACTTCCACATCGCTACATCTTTCTCATAGGATCCAGATAATCGAATAGTACATCAAAACAAACAGGGCATCAGAAGGCATCGCAGCCTACTGCAGATCTTCTCATTTTACTCAAATTAATAAACTAATTACTAATCAAATTAACGGGAGATGAAGATGTACGAAGCAAGACATTGATTTGGTGGAGGAGATAGCTCTGTGTGTCTAGTGCTTGTGAACCGTAGAAAGGAGCGAAGTCAGGACGTAAGACCtcaaaaaatctcagaaactAAGCCTATCAGtccctttgaaaaaatttgtttcctGAGCCCTTGTTTTTCGATGAGATTACCACTCTGATACAGTAGTACTGGCCAAATGACCTCAAGAGGTATAATATATTGTACGACCGTTTCTGTGCTACTCACAATTCCTAAATTTGTCCTAATGAGAGCAAGAACAATGCATGGAAGAATATGCGTGACATCCTCCCAGAAGTGCGATGACTTCGGTGAAAACTTCTACGTGTACGGATCAGTGACCACCTGCATACTCATGCCAGTGCCAAAGAAAACATGTCACGAATGTACACTTCACTACGCCTGAACTGCTGGCAGATCTTGACGCTAACATCAAGAAAATGCGCATAACAGACCGAACTGGCTGTTCGCAGCACATTCAACCCTTTCGAATCCATGAAGCGGGACAGTggacaaaaaagaagtctCTCAATCAGTGTTATATGTAGTACGATAATAATCCAATGCGTGGTAATAAAGATACGCGGCTATGATTAAGGTGGGTCTTTTACTCCTTATCGATGATGTTTTTACTGAATAAAAgttcatattttcatatttatcacCACTAACTCTTTGGGGTGATCTTGTCATTCCCGGGTAAGTATCCTTCTCAAGAAAAGGATACTAAACAGTTAGTTAGAAATGTATGAAGGAAAATCTATGTAATGAACTAACGATTCATCTGAAGATCATATGATTAGTTTGTAAAAGAAGTGATCAGCTTCTTTTACGGTGCTTGAGGTGGGACACTTCCCCGAACAATTCGTGCAAACACCATCGCAACAAACCTGATATCTCGCGTTGGTGACTGTGTTGGGATCGCAGGTGTTCGGCGTTCGTAGATCGAGGTGGTGAGCTGCACCGGGTATTTGTAACACATATAGTCCTCGATCTTGATTATCTCCACTAGATCCTGGCTGATAACCTCCCGCAGACCACGGGTCGAGCTGGCCTTGCCTGGAATCAATGTTCGGTGAATAGCCGGGAGCACTCGAACATGCTGCGGAAGTCTGCTAGAGCGAAGAATAACTTCGATTCTGTGTATCCACTGAACCTACGTGAGGATAATGTTGCTAGCTCCAGCCAGGGAGAGACCGTAGAGCAGCGGAACCGCCCTTATGTTCCAAACGTTTGTTGTCCAATTAAACCTGCAATGGGAATTTACTGCATCACGTTTAGGGGGcagaagaaatgaagcgattGCACGCACGTTTCGAATGTTGCCTCGCACTGCTCTGCGAGTAGTGCTTTTGAATCTCCTTTGCATTCGTTCCAGAAGAAGTCATTGCTGCCACCTCTCGCACACATATCAATCACTATTTCACTGCACTCCTAAAAGCGTTTAACTGCGATTACCAGATTGAGTTAGaaggttgaagaaaaaaaactgtgctcTTTTTCATAGAACGCTCGCTTGCCAGCCAGATAGCGCTGGTGGGGTTCCGTCGATGGGACATTTTCCATGTTCGTAGAATATTCCTGTGatacacaaacaaaaaacgcaCACATACGGACTGAACGCTATACAGCTTGATGCGTTGAATATGGGAACTTTAAAGGAAAATACTAGTTTAGTCGatgtggttttttctttctcctttcttcttcctttctttcctctccCTAGACTCTATTAAACCTTTGGAAATTCTCGCTTACATCAGTtaacttgaaaaataaataaattaaataaaattaaaaatccaaattaaataaaattaaaattaaaaaataaataattaaatatggTAATCATTCTGATCAAAACTTTTGATCTCCGTTTACCAAAACTGCAAAACCGCAACGGTGTGACGGCTCAGTAAGCTCTGTCAAGTTcaaaaaacgataaaattgACGCTTTTGTGCTCCAGCAAAGCGGGCGGGACCGCATCGGGGGTGGCAATTCAGGTGACTGAGGGCAAAATAAGATGCAGTGGTGCACGGATGGTTCTCAAAGGCTACCGCCGTTCCTCTGCACATCTGGAAACCGGATGTGCTCGTTCTTTATGGTACCGCCGAATAGCATTCAGCAGAGCAGGGTAGGGAATGCCAAAGGTGCATTACAAGACGTAATTTTGGACCAAaggttgggaaaaaaaataacatgatCGTAAGCAGTACCTGCCATGGCCATCCGAGTTGATCATCGCCGAGTCCTGCCGTGCCTGGATCGCCGCAAACACTTGGATCGATGCAGTTGTGCTCGAGAGCACCAGTCGAATTGTAGTAAATATTTGCAGCGCTGTATACCATAGTTGCCAACTGCTCATCGGTGAAGTTACTACCAGGTGCGCTCATTTGCTCACTTGCAGCCTTTAGCGAAATGTAAAATTAACTAGGAAGTTTAGGTGATGAGTTTTAACCGGAAGCCCATGTGACCTCCACGGATTGTACCTTGACTGGCCAGGAGGGTAGAGGTTCGAGAAATCCCGTTGAGTACGGATAATCCACCATAGCCATATACTCTAGTGCTTCTCTGAAACCGTCATTTGATGACATTTTTGAACAAGGGGGCCCTGTATAGAATCACCTAATGTAGCCGTTGAGCAGCCATCCGTCTTCCCTGTTCTTTATTTGTGATTTTGGGTCGATGTTGAATTGCTTATTTAGGAATTGACGTCCcttccctttaaaaaaatggacttAAAGTCACGAAAATAATCACGGAGTATTCTAAGGACATGAATTGGcttcttaattatttttcacaaaCGAAATAGACCGGCGTCGGTTTAgtctacatacatacatacatacatacatacatacatacatacatacatacatacatacatacatacatacatacatacatacatacatacatacatacatacatacatacatacatacataatacatacatacatacatacatacatacatacatacatacatacatacatacatacatacatacatacatacatacatacatacatacatacatacatacatacatacatacatacatacatacatacatacatacatacatacatacatacatacatacatacatacatacatacatacatacatacatacatacatacatacatacatacatacatacatacatacatacatacatacatacatacatacatacatacatacatacatacatacatacatacatacatacatacatacatacatacatacatacatacatacatacatacatacatacatacatacatacatacatacatacatacatacatacatacatacatacatacatacatacatacatacatacatacatacatacatacatacatacatacatacatacatacatacatacatacatacatacatacatacatacatacatacatacatacatacatacatacatacatacatacatacatacatacatacatacatacatacatacatacatacatacatacatacatacatacatacatacatacatacatacatacatacatacatacatacatacatacatacatacatacatacatacaaacatacatacatacatacatacatacatacatacatacatacatacatacatacatacatacatacatacatacaaacatacatacatacatacatacatattccTAGCCGGCTTTGAAACGTTTTTCAGTGAATGCCGACGAATGGGAAGCAGTACACCGTATGCAGTGTATCTTTAAAGCCTCCTGGAACTATTTTTAATGCGGGTGTCTACTATCAAATGGAGTAGTTTTcaacaaatgaaattttgaagagcaaaaaagaaacatttcgtTAATCCTTTGATTTGATCCTGGTTAAACAGAGGCATGTGATGCTCCGCGTTGCCGGTGATCAGTGGATATTTGGTGAATACTTCACATTTCCGTTGTGATGGTTGCACGCCACGTTTTAAATCCGATTCGCTATATTGGACAGGACCCagccttcaaaaaattcctcgGACGGTGTTCTTAAAGCCAGCATACCGCAAAACTGAGAGCGCTGGGCTCTGTCCGCGAATGGAGGATATAGCAGTTGAATTTTTAAGATATGATTGAGGCCGTAGTCCTGGAGTATGGACGTCCTCACGCTCTGCCTCGAGGAAAAATTCGATAGAAAGGGCTGTTTCCCACGATGTTCTTCGGGACAGTTCGGGGGAGTTGGGAATGATTTCGTTATTCGTGATCTGAACTACTAacgctatctttttttttaaaaaggtcCTAATATCGCCAATTTTATGTTGCCCATAAGTGGTTTGAGCCAACATTGTTATCGATTTCTATTTTCAACCGTTTTGGTGAAGTGGGAACGTAGAAAAGGTGCTCTAGTACGAAGAACTCCAGCACCATCACAACACAATGATTGCTCAAATGTTTGTCTGCGCATGCTATGCGGTTCAGTGTTTACCTGACAAATAATGCGCTGTTGATGTAATGTGCTAGATGCTGGAGATGAGAATGAGCGCCCTCCTCAGTGCGGATCTTCCACAGCTGATCAGCAGAGCAGTGGCACGTCACCTTTGCAAACACTGCGTTTCTACTGCGGAATTTCCTGCGCACGACCTCTTTTAGAATTAAAGAGGAGCTCTGCTGGTATAATACCTTCGATTCTCTTGGAGCTGGGAAGACGCGCGGAAGTTCACGTCCATGAATTTATAGTTTGAAATTTGACCCATTTCTTAACTTGAAACCACCAAAGGGAGCTGTTGTGCTGGCATTGGAGAAACCCATGCTGATAACAGGGCGTAAAATAGTTATCGAACGGAGTCATTATTGCATTAAGGTCGAACGCACAGTTCTTATCTATCCCACCCATCGAAGTTTCGAGGATTTACGTTTGTGCACTAAGCAAAAGTGAGCCATACTATGCTTTGTTCCAGTCAAAATATCTCAAAAACTTCCAACGGAACTTTGGTCTGAGAACTACTGTAATTATTACAGTGCGGCAGTGCCAACTCCATCACCAACGCTGCAGAgggaaagagagaagagcgaTGAAATGCTGACATCATCACGTAACTGCTTTAGGAGCGATCGGAACATTATGACAATCAAAGCCGATAAGAATAGGAATTGGTGGTACGTTAAGGGCGCTGGCGACCTTGCGCGGAAGGTCTAAAGATAGCACTTATTTAAAGATTGTCTAAAGACAGCGCCAAGTAAATATGAAAGGGAAAAGTGCAAAACAAATGTATTCCAGAATAATGTTTAGAAAAGACAAAGATGAttggctcttgcttcacaGTTATCGATGAGCTGCAGTAATTGTGCTAAGATTATAGGAAGGTCGAACTTCTACACTTCAGACAAAGAACTCCCGTCGCGATATTGCCTCGACGAGGGGAACAATGGATTCAGCAAATCTGTGAAATTGTACCAGTTGAAGAAAGGTTGAGAATGGCGTTCCAGCTGTTGGCCACAACAAATCTGTTGGTTCCAGCGTCCACGAAAGTCTTTGTCGTAACCTTATCGAATGCGCCCTGATCAACTCCACCTCCTTTGAAATAGATCAACGGAGCTGAAGCTGCCCATGCTCTGAAAATGTGTGCTGCTGCGTTGTCTTTAGTGGATCCTCTCTCAAACTGCCTTTGTGTCGCTCACCCAGCAACAACGTGTGGATATTTGACTCGGAACCAGGCTGATAACATCCCACCGTAAGAACCACCGAATGAAATCACTGGTGCACTTTCAGGATAAGACACATTTAAGGTGTTATTGGGAGTCTGAACACTTTAGTAACGTAAGCACCCGTAAGGTGATGTGGGAATCTCACAGACCTTCAGAGTGAAAAGCAGAGCAGCAAAGTCAGCGAGAGCCTGCTCCGACGTCAGATATCCCATGTTGTCGATGCTCTGcaacaaaaatattagaagTGAGATATTGCCCGTGAATCTCAATTCTGTTGAGAACGTTTGCAGGTAATCTTGCCCGCGGTTTTTGCCTGGGAATAGACTTTCATTGAAAGAACTATATTTTTATCCGGCACATGTAATCCACGTAAAATGTACAGAACGTTCATAATCCTTCAGGGGAAAGAGCCTAAGATCGCAGACGATTCTTGTACAACACCTGCCCGTGCAGTTCGGGCTGTGACTCACCGAATACGATTGGTTCCCAAATGGAAGGCTCTCACCATAGAATCGGTGCTCCGCGAAAACAATTGCTGCGTTGAATTTTGGCGCGAGGTCCCACATAATCCCCTTAATTTTTGTTGCAGTAAACATACGTGAGTGTTTAGAGTCAACTTCAGGGAAGCTTACTGTGGCTGTAGCGAAACCTTCGATGTCCCCTTCGTTTCCCGTGTAGAAGAATATAGGTCCTCCTGACTTGTAGTTGGTATTATTCACGAGCCacctgcaggaaacacgtcATATCTGCTGTTACGGTAATTGTGTTGTATCCGTGCTACTAAAGATATTCTTCCAACATCAGAGTAGTTGGGTGACATATTAAGTTGAGGAATAAGGAGTACGTCAGGAGCGTTttccccgaaaaaaaatgcacacaGAAATCTGAGgcatagtaggatcaaaatgGCACGAATCACGGTGCAGTTGgcggctgcggtcgaagcggcggGGTTGAGAAAGCgcttgggatcgaggtgggaccatcccgaaatgcagcaatgaacggtggtagcaggggtcctcacgCGGTCCCTACAGCTtcgctccactgcaccgcttcgaacaattcgcttacgcagctgcaccgcgcctcatgtggttttgaccaTACTACGTTTCCAAAATGTTGTATATTTTTCGATAGAGACTTTCCCACTTTAGAAGATACACTGATTTCTTCAACTTCATTGAATCTCAGTTTCAGCGGCCTTATTCTTTCGATTAAGTACAAACAGGAAATGGTATCGACAATCCTGCGTTTTTTGTCCACTTTGCTTTCCACTTCAAtgatttaaagacatcacccacAAAtacgaggtggtacg
This window of the Necator americanus strain Aroian chromosome III, whole genome shotgun sequence genome carries:
- a CDS encoding hypothetical protein (NECATOR_CHRIII.G10764.T1) translates to MKRPYQLVAYKEPFFLTFEVLCKEEFAVELLRVSSTVDTNLQQLFPSRITVIHDWKEGKVAELVTVVDKAAAYVDEPFLLQFNY
- a CDS encoding hypothetical protein (NECATOR_CHRIII.G10765.T2), translated to MLHQDYSRAAAPPWTVMWFTTKLDHFTYSDTRTFKMKWLVNNTNYKSGGPIFFYTGNEGDIEGFATATGIMWDLAPKFNAAIVFAEHRFYGESLPFGNQSYSSIDNMGYLTSEQALADFAALLFTLKTPNNTLNVSYPESAPVISFGGSYGGMLSAWFRVKYPHVVAGAWAASAPLIYFKGGGVDQGAFDKVTTKTFVDAGTNRFVVANSWNAILNLSSTGKGRQFLNKQFNIDPKSQIKNREDGWLLNGYIREALEYMAMVDYPYSTGFLEPLPSWPVKAASEQMSAPGSNFTDEQLATMVYSAANIYYNSTGALEHNCIDPSVCGDPGTAGLGDDQLGWPWQECSEIVIDMCARGGSNDFFWNECKGDSKALLAEQCEATFETFNWTTNVWNIRAVPLLYGLSLAGASNIILTQGQLDPWSAGGYQPGSSGDNQDRGLYVLQIPGAAHHLDLRTPNTCDPNTVTNARYQIVQILDCWIKGCSATPKLATLPSMVVPSVAECKDVNQGKPHGAAHFSVTIARETAWEPLQIVRGALERGSMRTLRPLRQSAH
- a CDS encoding hypothetical protein (NECATOR_CHRIII.G10765.T1), which encodes MLHQDYSRAAAPPWTVMWFTTKLDHFTYSDTRTFKMKWLVNNTNYKSGGPIFFYTGNEGDIEGFATATGIMWDLAPKFNAAIVFAEHRFYGESLPFGNQSYSSIDNMGYLTSEQALADFAALLFTLKTPNNTLNVSYPESAPVISFGGSYGGMLSAWFRVKYPHVVAGAWAASAPLIYFKGGGVDQGAFDKVTTKTFVDAGTNRFVVANSWNAILNLSSTGKGRQFLNKQFNIDPKSQIKNREDGWLLNGYIREALEYMAMVDYPYSTGFLEPLPSWPVKAASEQMSAPGSNFTDEQLATMVYSAANIYYNSTGALEHNCIDPSVCGDPGTAGLGDDQLGWPWQECSEIVIDMCARGGSNDFFWNECKGDSKALLAEQCEATFETFNWTTNVWNIRAVPLLYGLSLAGASNIILTQGQLDPWSAGGYQPGSSGDNQDRGLYVLQIPGAAHHLDLRTPNTCDPNTVTNARYQIVQILDCWIKGCSATPKLATLPSMVVPSVAECKDVNQGYPWNQTKSGGSLSVATAMLSAVLLLNLLL